The Alphaproteobacteria bacterium US3C007 genomic interval CATGCGCCGGTGATCACGTCTTTACGCCCCGGTATTTTGCGGGTTCAAACCGCAGCCGGAAGCGAGGAATACGTTGTCACGGGCGGGTTTGCTGAAATTGGCGAAAGTGTGTCGGTTCTGGCCGAAAAAGCGGTGCCAAGCGCTGAGCTGACCCAAGAGGGCTTTGAGGCGTTGGTGGAAGAAGCGAAATCTGCCTATGGGCAGGCGCAAGACGCGTTTGTAAACGAGCCTGGCCCTGTTGATGATGCCGCTAAAATGCTGTCGGATATGGTGGCTGTTGGCGACCAAATGGGATTATCCGGTACCCGCTAAATCTGCGCTCTAGTAGAAATTTTAAAGGCTCGCTTTTGGCGGGCCTTTTTATTTTTGGGCTGCCATGGCCAGCCTGATGAGGGCGCGC includes:
- a CDS encoding F0F1 ATP synthase subunit epsilon is translated as MANMMQFDLVSPEKLLSSQQVEAVLIPGADGDLMAMPGHAPVITSLRPGILRVQTAAGSEEYVVTGGFAEIGESVSVLAEKAVPSAELTQEGFEALVEEAKSAYGQAQDAFVNEPGPVDDAAKMLSDMVAVGDQMGLSGTR